A genomic window from Candidatus Bathyarchaeota archaeon includes:
- a CDS encoding site-specific integrase — METVESHRSIVQLTQSEITLEITTSPKGNKLSNPIKIKVPKTKRLGEKAVQSYIIDSFSWKMPALIEFSLYNSSVFEIAKHLYRHATGSSATLYQYIYGVYRFCQWMGENPDSLIEKCQHESNTLEKMIAEIDDFVGDLKATGLAQGTISNYVKGVKALFRNNGLQLKLPYKLRRRVKYRDRAPTPEELTKIIDLADIREKVIISWMALGGFRVGTLVKLQYRHVQKDLEQGKTPIHIHVESDITKGKYADYDTFVGSEAIEYLKAYLEMRRKGTRKIPPETITANSPLIRSEHSQIVKPLTPSTIHAIVHNLYLKADLIKSKKRRYELRLHSLRKYFRTQLGSLNTIPVDYIEYMMGHVMNTYNDVQMKGIEFLRNLYSQSGFSIRPKSKISKIDQLKVIMEAWGLDPNKILSREALSKPHRTIVDNRDEQIRVLNQSLKKAIIKELHTQNGMFV, encoded by the coding sequence ATGGAAACCGTTGAATCACACAGAAGCATAGTGCAACTCACACAATCCGAGATTACTTTAGAGATTACTACTAGTCCTAAAGGAAACAAACTAAGCAATCCCATCAAAATCAAAGTTCCTAAGACAAAAAGGCTAGGAGAAAAAGCCGTTCAAAGCTACATCATAGATTCTTTTTCATGGAAAATGCCAGCATTAATCGAATTCTCATTATACAATAGTTCAGTCTTTGAAATTGCAAAGCATCTTTATCGACATGCTACTGGTAGTTCGGCTACACTCTATCAATACATCTACGGAGTTTATCGATTCTGTCAATGGATGGGAGAAAATCCCGATTCTTTAATTGAAAAATGTCAACACGAATCCAACACCTTAGAAAAGATGATTGCCGAAATTGATGATTTTGTTGGAGACCTAAAGGCAACGGGGTTAGCGCAAGGAACAATCTCAAACTATGTCAAAGGAGTTAAAGCATTATTCAGAAATAACGGCTTACAGTTGAAACTTCCTTACAAACTAAGAAGAAGAGTGAAATACAGAGACAGAGCACCAACACCAGAAGAATTAACAAAGATTATCGACCTTGCCGACATCCGAGAAAAAGTCATAATAAGTTGGATGGCTCTCGGAGGATTCAGAGTAGGAACACTAGTAAAACTTCAATATCGACACGTTCAAAAAGACCTCGAGCAAGGAAAAACACCTATTCACATTCATGTAGAATCGGACATCACAAAAGGAAAATACGCTGACTACGACACTTTCGTTGGTTCAGAAGCTATTGAATATTTGAAAGCATACCTTGAAATGAGACGCAAAGGGACTCGAAAGATACCGCCTGAAACCATAACTGCGAATTCTCCTTTGATTCGATCTGAACATTCACAAATTGTTAAACCATTAACACCATCCACGATACATGCGATTGTTCATAATCTCTACCTGAAAGCTGACCTTATCAAATCTAAAAAGAGACGTTACGAACTACGACTCCACTCTTTGCGCAAGTATTTCAGAACTCAACTCGGGTCATTAAACACGATACCCGTCGATTACATTGAATACATGATGGGACACGTTATGAACACTTACAATGACGTTCAAATGAAAGGAATAGAATTCCTAAGAAACCTATACTCTCAAAGCGGTTTTAGCATAAGACCGAAATCAAAAATCTCAAAGATTGACCAACTAAAAGTCATCATGGAAGCATGGGGACTCGACCCCAACAAAATACTCTCACGAGAAGCTCTTTCAAAACCACATAGAACAATCGTCGACAATCGAGATGAACAAATCCGCGTCCTAAATCAATCGTTGAAGAAAGCGATAATCAAAGAGTTGCACACACAAAACGGTATGTTCGTGTAA
- a CDS encoding B12-binding domain-containing radical SAM protein gives MKVALIHPPGNKCLKVPPLGLAYLTAVLKNHEIETQIIDLNVENINLSRYLAREKPEIVGISSIVTNARHALEIAKQTKHVLPESFVVMGGPYASMIESSILTRYKEIDALLRGEAENTFLELVKQLQTQNNLNSVEGLTFRNSNKIKNNILSKPISPLDKIPHPAREELKMELYKENAGVIFTSRGCPHQCIFCSRPVFGRLWRGHSPEYVLEEIEQLLNEHGISILSVLDDNFTVDLKRAIKILEGIIAKNWNLDIYFWNGLRADHMTNELASKLKKAGCTAINFGVESVDPEVNLLINKGVTMQQIENAIKTAQKSGIQANAFLMIGNPGDNTKSADKLIDFVKKTNVDGVHLSMATPIFGTKFWDWVEQNGRWLNYDQEELLDWPVDDVSGAYPVFETSDFTASERITAYEKVRKFLEENELAI, from the coding sequence ATGAAAGTTGCTCTAATTCATCCTCCTGGAAACAAATGTTTGAAAGTACCACCTCTTGGATTAGCATATCTAACAGCTGTACTAAAAAATCATGAAATTGAAACCCAAATCATTGATTTAAACGTCGAAAACATAAATCTTAGCAGATATCTAGCGCGTGAAAAACCAGAGATTGTTGGGATTTCTTCTATTGTTACAAATGCTCGGCATGCACTTGAGATTGCCAAGCAAACAAAACATGTTCTTCCTGAAAGTTTTGTAGTAATGGGCGGTCCATACGCAAGCATGATAGAATCCAGTATTTTAACCCGATACAAAGAAATCGATGCCTTACTCAGGGGAGAGGCAGAAAACACGTTCCTTGAATTAGTCAAACAATTACAAACCCAAAACAATCTAAACTCTGTTGAAGGATTAACGTTCAGAAATTCAAACAAAATCAAAAATAACATTCTATCCAAACCCATCAGTCCACTAGACAAAATTCCGCATCCTGCTCGAGAAGAACTAAAAATGGAGTTATACAAAGAAAACGCCGGTGTCATATTTACTTCCCGGGGCTGTCCTCATCAGTGCATTTTTTGTAGCAGACCAGTTTTTGGAAGATTATGGCGGGGTCACAGTCCAGAATATGTTCTGGAAGAAATTGAACAACTACTGAACGAACACGGAATTTCAATTTTGAGTGTTCTTGATGACAATTTTACAGTTGATTTGAAACGTGCAATAAAGATTCTAGAAGGCATAATCGCAAAAAATTGGAATCTAGATATCTATTTCTGGAATGGATTAAGAGCTGACCACATGACCAATGAGTTAGCATCCAAGCTAAAGAAAGCAGGATGTACTGCAATCAATTTTGGCGTTGAATCAGTTGACCCCGAAGTGAATTTGTTAATAAATAAAGGAGTAACCATGCAGCAAATAGAAAATGCAATAAAAACAGCTCAAAAATCTGGAATACAAGCCAACGCATTTTTGATGATTGGAAACCCTGGGGACAACACCAAATCTGCAGACAAACTCATAGATTTTGTTAAAAAAACCAATGTTGATGGTGTTCATTTGAGCATGGCGACTCCAATTTTTGGAACAAAGTTTTGGGATTGGGTCGAACAAAATGGTAGATGGTTAAATTATGATCAAGAAGAACTGCTGGACTGGCCGGTCGATGATGTTTCAGGAGCGTACCCAGTGTTTGAAACTTCAGATTTTACTGCCTCAGAACGAATAACAGCTTACGAAAAAGTTAGAAAGTTTTTGGAAGAAAATGAGCTTGCCATATAG
- a CDS encoding TPM domain-containing protein: MRNIPQIILFSFLSVTILVSFFVVIPTAVLPVNGQVISDDWKGYLESYLLEVDENTTAEIVIYVLDSLYGHGIMKDGVEINDKVQLGVYIFNELELDTPYGSVVGLGKAEKNNGILILVAMQDREWRIEIGYGLEGYITDVESYRIANSTLVPKFQKGLYGEGFADLVYALAQEIPSVNESERMSTRGRYVYDGAQSSQAYDNEENPWWVIVIIVIFVLIMIKYGGYFGGLGRGRRHGGWGGGYGGGGGSGGGGGGGGSGGGGSGGGW, encoded by the coding sequence GTGCGCAATATTCCACAAATCATTCTTTTTTCTTTTTTGTCAGTGACGATTTTAGTTAGTTTTTTTGTTGTAATCCCAACGGCAGTCCTGCCCGTTAACGGTCAGGTGATTTCAGATGATTGGAAAGGTTACCTTGAATCTTATCTTCTTGAAGTTGATGAAAACACTACTGCTGAGATAGTAATCTATGTTTTGGACTCTTTGTATGGGCACGGAATAATGAAAGATGGTGTCGAAATTAACGACAAAGTCCAACTTGGTGTGTATATCTTCAATGAGTTGGAACTAGACACACCTTATGGTTCTGTGGTGGGACTCGGAAAGGCTGAAAAAAACAACGGGATTCTGATTCTTGTTGCAATGCAAGACCGGGAATGGAGAATTGAAATTGGGTACGGATTGGAAGGTTACATAACAGATGTAGAATCATATAGAATAGCAAATTCAACTTTGGTTCCCAAATTTCAAAAAGGTCTTTATGGTGAAGGTTTTGCGGACCTTGTTTATGCTCTTGCTCAAGAGATACCTAGTGTAAACGAATCTGAACGAATGTCAACCCGAGGACGATACGTGTACGACGGCGCACAGTCCTCCCAAGCGTATGATAATGAAGAAAACCCATGGTGGGTTATTGTGATTATAGTAATCTTTGTGCTCATAATGATTAAGTATGGTGGCTATTTTGGTGGCCTCGGACGAGGCAGACGCCACGGAGGCTGGGGAGGCGGCTATGGCGGTGGTGGTGGCTCTGGAGGGGGCGGAGGCGGTGGAGGCTCAGGTGGAGGCGGCTCCGGTGGAGGCTGGTAA
- a CDS encoding HIT family protein — protein MDAQCPFCNIASGAASASIVYEDSNVLAFMDLNPISVGHMLIISREHWTNLYDVPEGTLNEMIVIVKRVAVALKKAFGCDGIRIIQNNERSAGQVVMHIHFHVIPTFAGQKPATRNLGRVRQNRKELDETAQKIRENL, from the coding sequence ATGGATGCACAATGCCCTTTCTGTAACATCGCTAGTGGTGCTGCTTCAGCAAGCATTGTCTATGAAGATAGCAATGTTTTGGCGTTTATGGATTTGAATCCAATTAGTGTAGGTCATATGTTAATTATTTCTCGAGAACATTGGACGAACTTGTATGATGTTCCTGAAGGCACATTAAATGAAATGATTGTTATTGTTAAGCGGGTTGCTGTCGCATTGAAAAAAGCTTTTGGATGTGATGGAATCCGAATAATTCAAAACAACGAACGGTCTGCAGGTCAAGTTGTTATGCATATTCATTTCCATGTTATACCGACTTTTGCTGGACAAAAACCAGCAACTAGGAATCTTGGGCGTGTAAGACAGAACCGAAAAGAGTTAGATGAAACAGCCCAGAAAATTCGAGAAAATCTATAA
- a CDS encoding LemA family protein has product MDRKWIAVIVITLAVVVVGVIFAALYYGTYNNLVNLEVDVDQKWADVEAVLQRRFDLIPNVVDSAKLYIEYEGSILENITMLRSQWAQAQATGDENAVVDVSNDLDAGISQFIIVVEAYPDLKASGIVQDLIIELEGSENRIATERIRYNSAVSEYNSARRVFPANIWASGWGFEAREFFEASNDVYTPPSVQ; this is encoded by the coding sequence ATGGACAGAAAATGGATTGCTGTAATTGTAATCACACTCGCTGTTGTTGTGGTTGGAGTTATTTTCGCTGCACTATATTATGGAACTTACAATAATTTAGTAAACCTTGAAGTAGATGTGGACCAAAAATGGGCTGATGTTGAAGCTGTTCTACAAAGAAGATTTGACTTAATTCCTAATGTTGTGGATTCTGCTAAGCTTTACATCGAATATGAAGGATCCATTCTCGAAAACATAACAATGCTAAGAAGTCAATGGGCACAAGCACAAGCAACTGGTGATGAAAATGCGGTAGTTGATGTATCGAATGACCTTGATGCTGGAATATCCCAATTTATTATTGTTGTTGAAGCTTACCCCGATTTGAAAGCTTCGGGAATTGTACAAGACTTGATTATAGAACTTGAAGGCTCAGAAAACAGGATTGCCACAGAACGTATACGATACAACAGCGCAGTAAGTGAATACAACAGTGCACGAAGAGTTTTTCCTGCTAACATTTGGGCATCAGGCTGGGGCTTTGAAGCTAGAGAATTCTTTGAAGCTTCCAATGATGTGTATACTCCTCCATCAGTACAATAA
- a CDS encoding glycosyltransferase family 4 protein codes for MRKLKIAVLTEFFHPHVGGCERRLMEIGRRLATKGHDIHVFTIQYDRNLPKKEKINGIIVHRYAHSENYVSLDGFRSFRGIMKYSLMSFVRLLGTDYDIYYFNQWPMLHSIFAKPVAAPLIQEWCEVWTNYTQVTLMQKLLKYAGDYHVAVSDFTRQRLSKIMKIDPSKSVLIPNGVDFAKFNSSRPKVWGRIVYAGRVVPHKHVKLLVNAFSEVKKRIPTAELHIIGSGSKLQSVKKRAMDIKDCYVHGFLPEDEMIDLLKSAWLFVLPSEREGSGIVVLEAMASGVPFVTIDHPDNATKELCLFKCGLTVEPKETSIAEAITQLFNNEELWKEMHTNALKFAKKNDWDIVTNCMEDFFVEVVKNANK; via the coding sequence ATGCGGAAGCTAAAAATTGCTGTTCTGACCGAGTTTTTCCACCCTCACGTAGGTGGATGTGAGCGGCGGTTAATGGAAATTGGGCGAAGATTAGCTACCAAAGGTCATGACATCCATGTTTTTACAATCCAATACGACCGTAACTTGCCTAAGAAAGAAAAAATTAACGGCATAATCGTGCACCGGTATGCTCATTCAGAAAATTATGTTTCACTGGATGGCTTTCGTTCTTTTAGAGGCATTATGAAATACTCATTAATGTCTTTCGTACGATTGCTGGGCACAGATTACGATATTTATTATTTTAATCAGTGGCCAATGCTTCATTCTATATTTGCAAAACCTGTAGCTGCTCCCCTAATTCAAGAGTGGTGCGAAGTTTGGACCAACTACACACAAGTAACTTTGATGCAAAAACTACTAAAATATGCAGGCGACTACCATGTTGCTGTTTCAGATTTTACAAGACAAAGACTATCAAAAATCATGAAGATTGATCCCTCAAAAAGTGTCTTGATTCCTAATGGCGTCGACTTTGCCAAGTTTAACAGTTCAAGACCCAAAGTTTGGGGGCGCATCGTCTACGCTGGTCGTGTAGTGCCCCATAAACATGTAAAGTTGCTAGTTAACGCCTTTTCTGAAGTAAAAAAGAGAATACCCACAGCTGAATTACATATTATAGGCTCTGGTTCCAAACTTCAATCAGTAAAGAAAAGGGCCATGGACATCAAAGATTGCTATGTTCATGGGTTTCTCCCCGAAGATGAGATGATTGATTTATTAAAAAGCGCTTGGCTTTTTGTTTTGCCCAGCGAAAGAGAAGGCTCCGGCATTGTAGTCTTAGAGGCGATGGCATCTGGTGTACCCTTTGTTACCATTGATCATCCAGATAACGCCACAAAGGAACTGTGCCTTTTCAAATGCGGCCTTACAGTAGAACCAAAGGAAACATCTATTGCAGAAGCAATTACTCAACTTTTTAACAATGAAGAGTTATGGAAGGAAATGCATACTAATGCTTTAAAATTTGCTAAAAAAAACGATTGGGACATAGTCACAAATTGTATGGAAGATTTTTTTGTCGAGGTAGTGAAAAATGCTAACAAATAG
- a CDS encoding DUF211 domain-containing protein — protein sequence MIRRLVLDVLKPHKPSVVEVSEALSHLEGVEGVNIIINEIDQQVENAKVIIAGISIDFAQIQEKLEEFGATIHSIDEVAAGKRIVEEVKTPQDSSARM from the coding sequence ATGATCCGAAGACTTGTCTTAGATGTCTTAAAACCCCACAAACCAAGTGTTGTTGAAGTTTCTGAAGCTCTTAGTCACCTTGAAGGTGTGGAAGGCGTAAACATAATAATCAACGAAATAGACCAGCAAGTAGAAAACGCTAAAGTAATCATTGCAGGGATTTCCATAGATTTTGCACAAATACAAGAAAAGCTTGAAGAGTTTGGAGCCACTATTCATTCTATCGACGAGGTTGCTGCTGGCAAGCGTATAGTTGAGGAAGTGAAAACCCCTCAAGATAGTTCTGCTAGAATGTGA
- a CDS encoding FMN-binding glutamate synthase family protein — protein MNLRRPNADEATATFNRSKSVAPMSGICSRCVDGCKGGCEIWLSSFRGREVLYPGPFGDVTAGADKNYPVDYSHLNIQGYARGAKGLPEGVEADPDTALFPNVDTETEYGWTKKVKMRVPIFTGALGSTEIARKNWEHFAIGAAISGITLVCGENVCGIDPELVLDSNGKITKAPEMDRRIEIYRKFHEGYGELLVQMNVEDTRFGVAEYVSSKHNLDTIELKWGQGAKCIGGEIKVKSLKRAVELKRRGYVVSPDPTLTENQIAFNEGAIKEFERHSRLGFVTKEAFLEEVDRLRGLGFKRITLKTGAYSALELAMALRFGAEAKLDLLTIDGAPGGTGMSPWPMMNEWGIPTFYLQALTYRFTQKLKARGMRVPDLAMAGGFSSEDGVFKALAMGSPDVKAVCMGRGLMIPGMVGKNIDHWLKEGSLPTSVSKYGNSVNEIFVAYAELTEKFGADMKNIPLGAVAIYTYCQKFKVGLQQLMAGSRNFKLSTISRKDLMALTEEASKISGIPYVMDAYGEEANKVLEE, from the coding sequence ATGAATTTAAGAAGACCAAACGCAGACGAAGCAACAGCTACATTCAACCGCTCAAAGAGCGTTGCCCCCATGTCTGGCATCTGTTCGCGATGTGTTGATGGATGCAAAGGCGGTTGTGAAATATGGTTATCATCCTTTAGAGGCCGAGAGGTGCTCTATCCTGGACCCTTTGGAGACGTAACTGCAGGAGCAGACAAAAATTACCCCGTAGACTACTCTCACTTGAACATTCAAGGATACGCCAGAGGTGCAAAAGGACTTCCCGAAGGTGTTGAAGCAGACCCTGACACTGCACTGTTTCCCAACGTTGACACAGAAACAGAATACGGTTGGACAAAAAAAGTCAAAATGCGCGTCCCGATATTCACTGGCGCATTAGGTTCAACCGAAATTGCCCGAAAAAACTGGGAACACTTTGCAATCGGAGCAGCAATCTCAGGAATCACCCTTGTTTGTGGAGAAAACGTTTGTGGAATTGATCCTGAACTAGTCCTAGACAGCAACGGAAAAATAACCAAAGCCCCAGAAATGGACCGCCGAATCGAAATCTATAGAAAATTCCACGAAGGATACGGTGAACTATTAGTTCAAATGAACGTCGAAGATACACGCTTCGGAGTAGCCGAGTACGTGTCCTCAAAACACAACTTGGATACAATTGAACTCAAATGGGGACAAGGTGCAAAATGCATTGGTGGAGAAATCAAAGTAAAATCTTTGAAACGAGCAGTAGAACTCAAAAGACGAGGCTACGTAGTTTCACCTGACCCTACTCTAACTGAAAACCAAATCGCATTCAATGAAGGCGCAATAAAAGAATTTGAACGCCACTCACGTCTAGGTTTTGTAACCAAAGAAGCATTTCTCGAAGAAGTTGACCGCCTTCGAGGATTAGGTTTCAAACGAATAACCTTGAAAACAGGTGCATACTCTGCTTTGGAACTGGCAATGGCCCTACGTTTTGGTGCAGAAGCAAAACTTGACCTCCTCACAATAGACGGCGCACCTGGAGGCACAGGCATGAGTCCATGGCCAATGATGAACGAATGGGGAATTCCAACATTTTACCTACAGGCTCTTACATACAGGTTCACTCAAAAACTCAAAGCAAGAGGCATGCGAGTTCCAGACCTTGCAATGGCTGGTGGATTCTCATCTGAAGATGGTGTATTCAAAGCACTTGCAATGGGAAGCCCAGACGTGAAAGCAGTATGTATGGGACGAGGCTTAATGATACCCGGAATGGTCGGAAAGAACATTGACCACTGGCTGAAAGAGGGTAGCTTGCCCACGTCAGTTTCTAAATATGGCAATTCCGTTAACGAAATCTTTGTTGCCTATGCAGAACTTACTGAAAAATTCGGTGCAGACATGAAGAACATACCTTTAGGCGCTGTTGCTATCTACACATATTGCCAAAAATTCAAAGTTGGACTACAACAACTAATGGCTGGAAGCAGAAACTTCAAGCTCTCAACAATAAGCCGCAAAGACCTGATGGCTCTAACTGAAGAAGCATCAAAGATTTCAGGCATTCCATACGTCATGGACGCCTACGGCGAAGAAGCAAACAAAGTCTTAGAAGAATAA
- a CDS encoding glutaminyl-peptide cyclotransferase — protein MKRQNSIVIVTFLVVVAVFSIAFILHNNTINEPSEPQEAFYHTYEIINSYPHDESAFTQGLVIEDGILYEGTGLEGHSTLRRVDIETGEVKQQISLSNNLFGEGITVFKDEIIQLTWTSNIGFVYNKTTFELLRTFNYTTEGWGLTHNGSMLIMSNGTSTLNFLDPQTFEIINQIDVYNEEGPVTMLNELEYINGSIYANIWQEDTIVIINPKTGNVTGQIDLTGLKDLVNQTSRDVLNGIAYDQNENRFFVTGKFWSKLFEIKLVPME, from the coding sequence ATGAAACGACAGAACAGCATAGTTATTGTTACTTTTTTGGTTGTAGTAGCAGTTTTTTCTATTGCGTTTATTTTACATAATAACACAATCAATGAACCGTCGGAACCCCAAGAAGCATTTTATCACACATATGAAATCATAAACAGTTACCCACATGACGAATCAGCATTCACACAAGGTCTGGTCATTGAAGATGGAATTTTGTATGAAGGAACTGGACTTGAAGGACATTCAACACTCCGTCGGGTAGACATAGAAACTGGAGAAGTAAAACAACAAATTTCGCTTTCTAATAATTTATTTGGTGAAGGAATAACCGTTTTCAAAGACGAAATTATTCAACTAACTTGGACGTCAAATATCGGCTTTGTTTACAATAAAACCACTTTTGAATTATTACGAACTTTCAATTACACAACTGAAGGTTGGGGATTAACTCATAATGGCAGTATGTTAATAATGAGTAATGGGACATCAACTCTGAATTTTTTGGACCCCCAAACCTTTGAAATCATAAATCAAATTGACGTATACAACGAAGAAGGTCCCGTAACGATGCTCAATGAACTCGAATACATCAACGGAAGCATTTACGCTAACATTTGGCAAGAAGATACAATCGTAATAATCAACCCCAAAACCGGAAACGTCACAGGACAGATTGACCTAACAGGTCTCAAAGATTTAGTTAATCAAACAAGCCGTGATGTGCTCAACGGAATTGCCTACGACCAAAACGAAAACAGGTTCTTTGTTACTGGAAAGTTTTGGTCCAAACTATTTGAAATAAAACTGGTTCCAATGGAATAA
- a CDS encoding DNA-binding protein, with the protein MKINELRDGMRKVDVEADVVEKSDVREVRSRYTNDTYRVADATIEDETGKITLTLWNEQTEQVNVGDRIKIENGYIKSFRDVLQLNSGKYGTLTVL; encoded by the coding sequence TTGAAAATTAATGAACTAAGAGATGGAATGCGAAAAGTAGATGTTGAAGCAGACGTAGTCGAAAAATCAGATGTCCGCGAAGTTCGCTCACGATACACAAATGATACTTACCGTGTTGCTGACGCAACAATCGAAGACGAAACAGGCAAAATAACCCTGACCCTATGGAACGAACAAACAGAACAAGTCAACGTTGGGGACCGTATCAAAATCGAAAACGGTTACATCAAATCTTTTAGAGATGTGCTTCAGCTCAACTCAGGAAAATATGGGACATTAACAGTCCTGTAA
- a CDS encoding cell division protein FtsZ (GTPase; similar structure to tubulin; forms ring-shaped polymers at the site of cell division; other proteins such as FtsA, ZipA, and ZapA, interact with and regulate FtsZ function), whose protein sequence is MLARANVLADQEKLEKYAANSKPSVMAVGIGGAGCNIISWVKDEGVTGGRLISVNTDAVHLTISKADNRILIGENTCKGLGCGGYAKVGEVAMHESIEEVFTEVGNSNILFLIAGLGGGTGTGGIVQLAKELKAKFENDPVPRLLVGVATLPFQIETARMKAAKSAIQELKQYCDTVVIIDNDRLNHIAGNLPFKEALGVANTTIGKFVKGVTETITCASLINLDYADLRTIMHEAGIASIGIGQGFGEGKVEHAVERALNERLLDVEDITKAKGVLIHISGGEDMTLEEVHRGGELIKRYMPPNSPVIWGAKVDPELEGKANVMVVITGVDSAFLKAQKKKSATGRFKLPWK, encoded by the coding sequence ATGCTTGCACGAGCAAACGTGCTTGCAGACCAAGAAAAATTAGAAAAATACGCTGCAAACTCAAAACCTTCCGTCATGGCGGTAGGCATTGGTGGAGCAGGATGCAACATCATTTCTTGGGTAAAAGACGAAGGTGTAACCGGCGGAAGACTCATCTCTGTAAACACAGATGCAGTACACCTGACCATCAGCAAAGCTGACAATCGAATCTTAATCGGAGAAAACACATGCAAAGGTCTTGGATGTGGAGGTTACGCAAAAGTAGGAGAAGTAGCAATGCATGAAAGCATTGAAGAAGTCTTCACGGAAGTTGGAAACTCTAACATTTTGTTCCTCATAGCAGGTTTAGGTGGAGGAACCGGAACTGGAGGTATTGTTCAACTCGCAAAAGAATTAAAAGCAAAATTTGAAAACGACCCGGTTCCACGTTTGCTCGTAGGTGTGGCAACTCTTCCATTCCAGATTGAAACTGCAAGAATGAAAGCAGCAAAATCTGCAATTCAGGAACTAAAACAGTACTGTGATACTGTGGTTATTATTGACAACGACAGACTAAATCACATTGCAGGTAATCTGCCATTCAAAGAAGCCTTAGGTGTAGCTAACACAACTATTGGAAAATTCGTCAAAGGAGTCACTGAAACCATCACTTGTGCGAGCTTAATTAACCTCGACTATGCAGATTTGAGAACAATCATGCACGAAGCGGGTATCGCTTCAATTGGAATTGGTCAAGGCTTTGGTGAAGGAAAAGTTGAACATGCTGTTGAACGCGCTTTGAATGAACGCTTGCTTGATGTTGAAGACATCACAAAGGCTAAGGGTGTGCTGATACACATCTCCGGTGGAGAAGACATGACCCTAGAAGAAGTTCACCGTGGAGGAGAACTAATCAAACGATACATGCCACCAAACTCGCCAGTCATTTGGGGAGCAAAAGTTGACCCCGAACTAGAAGGCAAAGCCAACGTCATGGTGGTCATAACTGGAGTAGACAGTGCATTCCTTAAAGCCCAGAAAAAGAAATCTGCAACAGGGCGATTCAAACTACCGTGGAAATAG